Within the Leptospira stimsonii genome, the region CTTCGAGAAGGTTGATATAAGTGAAGATAATAAAAAAACAAAGGACGGATATTCTGTAGAAGATTCCGAGGGAAATGAAAATCGCGAAAAAAAGAAGCGAAACAAAAAGAGGATATAAAATCCATGCGGGAAGAACGCCGACCCAGGAAAGACCGTAGAATTTAAAGTGAAAAACGGGATCCAAAAAGTATCTCGAGATCCATCCGTTTGCAAAATAACGAAACGCTAATATAAAAAGCAGAAAACCGAAGACGATTCTGTAAAAACCCAGCGACCAGGCCGGAACTGGATCAAAGGCCTGGGAGTAAAGATTGGGAATTCGTTTTTCTCGCATAATAACCGGATCCGATGTGATTCCACTCGCCAGAAAAACGTTTCTTTGAAAGTTCTGCAAGCATTCCTGGAATCTCCGATTGAGAATCGGGCAAAAGCTCGTTCGAGTGAAAGACTTCTTCCATTCCCAAAGAGATGGTTTTCAGATCCAAGACGTCCGCTCCTTCGCGAATCAAAAGTTCTCCGCCCTGATTTCGGGTTTGGCTCGGATGAGAAAAAATAAAGATCTGACGATTCTGTTCGATAGCATTGTGTGCGGAAGAAATGGCTCCCGATTTTTCCGGAGCCTCCATAATAAAAACGGAAGAACAGATTCCGGTGATGATTCGATTTCGTTTTGGAAAAGAATATTTTAATGGGACATGGCCCGGAGGATATTCGGTAAGAATCAAAGCGCGATCCGATTCTTTCATGCTCCGATACAAATTTTTATTTTCGTTAGGATATTCCGTTTCGGGTCCGGTTCCAAGAACTCCGATTACATCCAAACCTTCATCAAGCGCATAACGCATAGAAACCGCGTCGATACCTTTCGCGAGACCGGAAACGATTCCGAAAAAACCTTGGGTTTTAAGAAAAGAAGGAAGTAACGTCGAAGCGAAAGAGGAAATAGGAGATGGCTCTCTCGTTCCCACTACTGCCGCGAAATTCTCTCTAAGTATGTTTCGATTTCCTTTTATAAAAAGAATCAGAGGCGGATCAAAGATTTCTTTTAAGAGCGGTGGATATTCCTCGTCGAAAAAGGAAATAAAATCGAATCCGAGTTCGCGCACTTCGTCCGAGATTTTTCCTGCGGAAACCATCGCGTTCTTCAAAATCGATTCGGGAAGAGAAGAACGTAAATCGTTTTCCGCTTGTTCCCAAGAATTCCATTTTTTGAAAATTCTTGTCCGAAAACAAAATTGGGAAACTTTCGGATCTGCTAAAACGAGGAGATTCATTCTTCTTTCGCTGAATTCTCGGAGATCTTTTTTAAATTTTGAAGGACGTTCTGATAAGAATCGTTCTTATCCAGACCTTCTCGAACCAAACCGGCCTCGTTCAATTCTTCGATCGTCTTTTTGATTTTCAGATATTCTTCCTTTGCGTCTTCGGATTTTCCGAGTCTGTATAAGAAGTTTGCTTTTGCAAAACGAGCGGGAACGTTTCTAAATTCTTTTTTAAGAATATCGTCCAGAATTCTCAACGCCTTGTCCTGATCGTGGAACCCGGCGGACACACCTTCCCAAGAAGAATCGGGCATGGAAGAATCGAAATAGATCAAAGCCAATTGAAACGGAAATCGGGAATCCCTCGGATCTTGGATCGCGAGGTGCGTAAAAAGATCGATCGCGATCTGTCTCCGTACGGTTTCCCAGCCCCTGTCCTTAGAGGCGTTCGCATAAGCGAGCGCCGTTTCGTATAACAGCTGTTGGTCGATTGGTTTGAGAAGAAGTGCCTTTTCAAAAAAAGGAATCGCAGGTTCGAAGAAATGAAGTTCGGCGCCTACGATTTCCACCTTCTTTCCTTCGTTATTTTCCTTGAGGGCGCGATTGTAGTATTTAACTCCCATATCATAGTCGCCGATTTTCATATAACCCTGCGCGATTTTCCAACTCAAGGCGCCCGCGGATCTTGTCTTTTGTACCATCGTTGATATTTTCTTTTCCAATTCGATGATCTCTGCTTCGTTGAGAGCCAATCTTTCCTTCCAGGCTTCCAAATCTTCCACTGTGGGGGGCCTTTCTCCTCGATTTTGAAAACCGAAGTTTTTGGATCTTTCGCAGGAAACGAAAAGAAAAACGATAAGAATGATGAGAACACGTAGAATGTTTTTTGACATGAAACTTCCTCAAAACGGGTGAGACTTCCTGTGTATTCTATCGGCTAACCGAAAAAATCTCATCTCCCTAAATGTTACGGTTCTCGGATTGGAAAGAGGAGGGTGGATTGGAGAAGAAAAACGAAAAAAGCGGAGTGAAAACCCCGCTTTTTTTCAAAAGAACTTAGTCTTTCGTAGAACCAGCGATCAAAAGAGCCGCTCCAAGCAAAGAGAGATCTTTGAGAAGGGATACGGTTGACATTTGATTTCCCGCGACCGCGCCCGGAAGGTGAACCAAAACGATAAAAATCCCGAGAAGAACCGCGAGAAGAATGGTTGCGAGATGAGTTTTGATTCCCGTAATGATGGAGACCGCCGCGGCGATCAGCGCCAAACCGAGAAGATAAACCCAGATCACCGGAAACGGAATGTAGGGAGGGACCATGCCGGACATCGCCGGAGCGGAAAGGAAATGGAACAATCCGAAAATCGCAAAGGGAACCGCATATACGATTTTACCTATTTTTTTCATACTAACTCCTTAATTCTTAAGATTCCTAAGAAGAATTCAATCTTCCCGAATAAGATAGGTGCTGAATCTTGATTGAACATTGGACTCCGGCAATCAGAATTTGACAGTAAAATGAAAATGGTTTCAATCTTTTGGATATAAAAAAACTCGATAAATCGGATTCGCACTGGATCTACCTCCTCGAAAACACTTGTTTTGGAGCGGATGCTTGGACGGAAGAGATGATACTTTCCCATTTTTTAGAATCGGAAGGGGTCGGGGTCAAGGATCTGGGCTACGTTCTTTACAAAATTATCGGAGAAGAAATCGAAATTTTTAAGGTAGCCATTCATCCTTCTCAGAGAAGAGAGGGAAGAGCAAAGCGACTTTTAGAATCTTTGTTAAACGCACAAAGGGGACGGACTTTTTTCTTAGAGGTTAGTTCCCACAATCTTTCAGCGATCGGTCTTTATACTTCCTGCGGCTTTCAAAGAATTCATATAAGAAAACACTACTATAACGACGGTTCGGACGCGCTCGTTTTCAAAAAAATCCCCGCGGATGATTTTGAAAACTACAGCTTCGACGTTCCGAGTTAGACGAACCAGTTTCTCGACTTCGGTTTGACGTTTCTGTTAAGCGACCAAACTCGACACTCTAATACTACTCAAACGAGTGAGAAGCCGTCCTTCTCAAGAGAATTCCACCGATGTCTTGTCGTATTCCGGAGGATAAAATCGATTTTTTATAAACTTTCCGATCTACTTTTTGAATTTTAGATGCAAGATCTCATTTCTGAGATACACTGTCTTCATTGGAAAATTATAAAATGAAAAGAATCTTTTGTAATCTCATTTTGATTTCGCTTTGTGGTCTTTCCACAAACTGTTTTTTAAATCCTCTTTCTCAATTTGTCACGGACGCGATTTTTCCAACAAAAGAAAATTGTCCCAATTGCACCGAACAACAGCTTATCGCTCTGGCCGCCGTAATAAAACCGAATGCCAACGGAATCAAAGCCTTCGGGTTCGATCTATCTTCTTCCTTTTCTAATTTTTGCGCCTCGGGAATTTGTGCCGGCGGGATTACGGAAGCTGAGTCGAATTCCACGGTTACGGTCGCGGTTCCGAATGGCGCTATTGTAAGTAATTTGGTCGCGACTTTTTCCATTCCGGCGAATTCCAAACTGGAAGTTGCCGGTGTAACTCAGGTCTCTGGCGTAACTGCAAATGATTTTACCAAACCCGTTACTTATTCGTTCATCGACGAAAACGGATTAAAAAAAGATTATACTGTTTCCGTAGTACCGGCTATGAACGGAGATCGAGTGAACGGCGTCTTAGTTATTTTTTCTTCCGGTTTGGATAATTATTGGACGAAATGTTCTTACGGTCAAGTTTACAGACCTGGTTTCAATGACTGTCAAGGAAAAGGAAGCGCAGGTGATGATTACGGAGCAATTACCGATACTCTCAGTTATTGTTCCACTGCGGACGCGAGTTGTGACGATGGCTTTTCACTAACTTCCGGACCTTTAATAACCGCATGTCAAAGTATGCAAAGCGATTTGCCCGCAATGCAATCGTTGTCCGGAGTTTATTCTGCAATTGCTCCTCCTCCTGCAGATTTATACAGCGGTCCGAATGGCTCATTGATGGCCGGTTGTCCGGGATTTAAAACGGTAAATCCTTGTTTTGCGGGAGGCGCCGGTGGCATTGTCTGTTTGCCAGGATTTACCGGAATTGCAATTGATACGACTTTATTTTCGGAAACTTTTTCCGGGGATTATTGGACAACAACTTCTTGCACTGCTACCACTGCCGCAAAAATTTCAATGCTCGGACCAGGGCTCGCGAATGCTTCAGTGAAGAATCTTGTAAGCTCAGCATCCAAGAGAGCTCTTCGGTGCGTTCGGAGAAACTTGAGTTAAAAAGAATATTTCATTATTTTAATGTGGCTTAGTAAGCCGATTCAAATCATTCAAAAAATTAATAAAGCATTATAAATAAAAAAAGGTCCTATGAAAATTAAATTCTACATTGTGTTGCCATTCTACTTATTCGTTTTTCTTTCGAATTGTAAGATCGATCAAAGGTTAAGCGAAGATAAAACTCACAGGACGATCCTTGCGTCCGCGGAAGCAACGTGTAAGGTCGCTTCCGTCGAACCTCTCTATTCATTTTTGTTCGGTTTGGCCCCCGTGTTTCGTAAACCCGAGCCAAGCGTTCCAGCCGGTCAAACCTTAAGAATCACCGAATTCACGAATTGGAAAGACTATGCGGTCACGTTAGTCGGCGGTTGGGCAATCACCCTCGTGAGAAGAACCAGGACGATAGAATTCTGTGACGAGAATTTATTCGCGAGCAGTTGGAATCCGGAAAGACAATCCGTGGATCAGACCCTATATCAGATGGCTGTAACCGGAAAGGTAGTTTTGTTTTTAAAATCGGGAGAATCTTTTTCCCAGGTTCGAATTCTCGGATTTGACGAAAGTTCCATCGAAGTGGAAACGGTCGTTCCCGATCCGAACGGCGGGTTTACGGATCGCGCGATCCTCAGAGACGGTTCCACGGTCGACGGAAAACAGATCGGTCAGGACGACAAAGAAGTTCAGATGGAGAATTTAGAAGGAAGAAAAATTACCATTCAGAAGGCAAATCTGCATAAGATCGATATGAGGGTTCCGAAAACGATCAAAGAAAAAAGAAATCTTTTAAAGGTAGATATTTCCAAGATCGCATTCGAAGATTCTACGAAAAAATAATCGTCGGGTTTCTGCGAAGAATTCGGTGCGACAAACAAAAGTAAGCCGACCGCTTCCTCTACTTTCCGGTGGAACCTAAGTTTCAAAAAGCTTTCTTTGCGGTTTTTGAAACTGTTGCGAAAGAAAACGGGGATTCTTATTTTTTTTCGAACCGGGGAAACGAGGGGATTCGATTTTTTACGATTGATTCTCTCGAAAAAAATCGGATCGCCGATGGGACAACTCGGTGGAAACCGAAGATTCGAAGAAAGTTTCTATTCAACTGAATTCTTCTTTCCAAGAAGAATCGTACAAAAGGTTCCCAACCCCTCTTGACGACCGAGCGCTCCCATTTTTTCGGTCGTAGTCGCCTTGACAGAGACACAATCAGCAGGAAGGGACAAAAGATTACTTAAGGATTTTGTAATCCTTTCTTTGAGCGGCGCGATTTTCGGTCTTTCACCGATCACGGTACAGTCCACGTTGATCAGTTCGAATTTTTTTTCACGCATGAGTTCCAAACACTTGGAGAGAATGATCTTACTATCGATGTTTTTTATTTTCGGATCGGTGTCCGGAAAATGTTGTCCGATATCGCCGAGGGCCAGAGCTCCCAAGACTGCGTCCGAGATTGCATGAAGAATGATGTCGGCATCCGAGTGGCCTACGAGCGCGAATTCCGATTCGCATTCGATTCCTCCCAAAACGAGAGGGCGTTCCGCGTTGATTTCCAATTTGTGAAAATCGATTCCGTTTCCGATTCGATACATTTATTTATTCCTAAATCATAATATTCTAAATAGCGTGGATTTTATTTTCAGAGTTTCCGTTTTTTGAAACACAAGTCTTTTTTGTGACTCTCAAAATTTGTTCCGACAAACATATCCCCGGAAGAATCTTAAAAGACGGATTGTAGCTTTTATCCTAGGAGGTGTGAGTTCCTACTTTTAAGATTTTCACAAGTTTGCTCATCTTTTTGAAAGTAAAGTATGAGTTC harbors:
- a CDS encoding DNA-processing protein DprA: MNLLVLADPKVSQFCFRTRIFKKWNSWEQAENDLRSSLPESILKNAMVSAGKISDEVRELGFDFISFFDEEYPPLLKEIFDPPLILFIKGNRNILRENFAAVVGTREPSPISSFASTLLPSFLKTQGFFGIVSGLAKGIDAVSMRYALDEGLDVIGVLGTGPETEYPNENKNLYRSMKESDRALILTEYPPGHVPLKYSFPKRNRIITGICSSVFIMEAPEKSGAISSAHNAIEQNRQIFIFSHPSQTRNQGGELLIREGADVLDLKTISLGMEEVFHSNELLPDSQSEIPGMLAELSKKRFSGEWNHIGSGYYARKTNSQSLLPGL
- a CDS encoding tetratricopeptide repeat protein; translated protein: MSKNILRVLIILIVFLFVSCERSKNFGFQNRGERPPTVEDLEAWKERLALNEAEIIELEKKISTMVQKTRSAGALSWKIAQGYMKIGDYDMGVKYYNRALKENNEGKKVEIVGAELHFFEPAIPFFEKALLLKPIDQQLLYETALAYANASKDRGWETVRRQIAIDLFTHLAIQDPRDSRFPFQLALIYFDSSMPDSSWEGVSAGFHDQDKALRILDDILKKEFRNVPARFAKANFLYRLGKSEDAKEEYLKIKKTIEELNEAGLVREGLDKNDSYQNVLQNLKKISENSAKEE
- a CDS encoding DoxX family membrane protein; the protein is MKKIGKIVYAVPFAIFGLFHFLSAPAMSGMVPPYIPFPVIWVYLLGLALIAAAVSIITGIKTHLATILLAVLLGIFIVLVHLPGAVAGNQMSTVSLLKDLSLLGAALLIAGSTKD
- a CDS encoding GNAT family N-acetyltransferase, which gives rise to MDIKKLDKSDSHWIYLLENTCFGADAWTEEMILSHFLESEGVGVKDLGYVLYKIIGEEIEIFKVAIHPSQRREGRAKRLLESLLNAQRGRTFFLEVSSHNLSAIGLYTSCGFQRIHIRKHYYNDGSDALVFKKIPADDFENYSFDVPS
- a CDS encoding glycoside hydrolase xylanase; amino-acid sequence: MKRIFCNLILISLCGLSTNCFLNPLSQFVTDAIFPTKENCPNCTEQQLIALAAVIKPNANGIKAFGFDLSSSFSNFCASGICAGGITEAESNSTVTVAVPNGAIVSNLVATFSIPANSKLEVAGVTQVSGVTANDFTKPVTYSFIDENGLKKDYTVSVVPAMNGDRVNGVLVIFSSGLDNYWTKCSYGQVYRPGFNDCQGKGSAGDDYGAITDTLSYCSTADASCDDGFSLTSGPLITACQSMQSDLPAMQSLSGVYSAIAPPPADLYSGPNGSLMAGCPGFKTVNPCFAGGAGGIVCLPGFTGIAIDTTLFSETFSGDYWTTTSCTATTAAKISMLGPGLANASVKNLVSSASKRALRCVRRNLS
- a CDS encoding LIC_13076 family protein: MKIKFYIVLPFYLFVFLSNCKIDQRLSEDKTHRTILASAEATCKVASVEPLYSFLFGLAPVFRKPEPSVPAGQTLRITEFTNWKDYAVTLVGGWAITLVRRTRTIEFCDENLFASSWNPERQSVDQTLYQMAVTGKVVLFLKSGESFSQVRILGFDESSIEVETVVPDPNGGFTDRAILRDGSTVDGKQIGQDDKEVQMENLEGRKITIQKANLHKIDMRVPKTIKEKRNLLKVDISKIAFEDSTKK
- the ispF gene encoding 2-C-methyl-D-erythritol 2,4-cyclodiphosphate synthase — encoded protein: MYRIGNGIDFHKLEINAERPLVLGGIECESEFALVGHSDADIILHAISDAVLGALALGDIGQHFPDTDPKIKNIDSKIILSKCLELMREKKFELINVDCTVIGERPKIAPLKERITKSLSNLLSLPADCVSVKATTTEKMGALGRQEGLGTFCTILLGKKNSVE